From Streptomyces asiaticus, one genomic window encodes:
- the ald gene encoding alanine dehydrogenase — protein sequence MKVGIPREVKNNEFRVAITPAGVHELVRGGHEVVIERSAGLGSSITDEEYTAAGARILGTADEVWATADLLLKVKEPIAEEYHRLRKGQTLFTYLHLAASRACTDALLESGTTAIAYETVETANRALPLLAPMSEVAGRIAPQVGAYHLMRSAGGRGVLPGGVPGVAAGRAVVIGGGVSGWNAAQIAIGMGFHVTLLDKDINKLREADRIFGNRVQTIASNAYELEKAVLEADLVIGAVLIPGAKAPKLVTNELVSRMKPGSVLVDIAIDQGGCFEDSRPTTHAEPTFEVHNSVFYCVANMPGAVPNTSTHALTNATLPYIVELANRGWRDALRRDAALAKGLNTHEGQVVYGPVAEAHDLPVVELGSLIG from the coding sequence CATCACCCCCGCCGGTGTGCACGAGCTGGTCCGAGGCGGCCATGAGGTCGTCATCGAGCGGAGTGCGGGCCTCGGCTCGTCCATCACGGACGAGGAGTACACCGCCGCCGGTGCGCGCATCCTCGGCACCGCCGACGAGGTCTGGGCCACCGCCGACCTGCTGCTGAAGGTCAAGGAGCCCATCGCGGAGGAATACCACCGGCTGCGCAAGGGTCAGACGCTCTTCACCTATCTGCACCTGGCCGCCTCCCGGGCCTGCACCGACGCGCTGCTGGAGTCCGGCACCACCGCCATCGCCTACGAGACCGTCGAGACCGCGAACCGGGCCCTGCCGCTGCTCGCGCCGATGTCCGAGGTCGCGGGCCGGATCGCGCCGCAGGTCGGCGCGTACCACCTGATGCGCTCGGCCGGCGGCCGCGGTGTGCTGCCCGGCGGGGTGCCGGGCGTGGCCGCCGGGCGGGCCGTGGTCATCGGCGGTGGGGTCTCCGGGTGGAACGCCGCCCAGATCGCCATCGGCATGGGCTTCCACGTCACCCTGCTCGACAAGGACATCAACAAGCTGCGCGAGGCCGACCGGATCTTCGGCAACCGGGTGCAGACCATCGCCTCGAACGCCTATGAGCTGGAGAAGGCCGTCCTCGAGGCCGACCTGGTCATCGGCGCGGTGCTCATCCCGGGCGCCAAGGCGCCCAAGCTGGTCACCAACGAGCTGGTGTCCCGGATGAAGCCGGGAAGTGTCCTTGTCGACATCGCGATCGACCAGGGCGGCTGCTTCGAGGACTCCCGTCCCACCACCCACGCCGAGCCGACCTTCGAGGTCCACAACTCGGTCTTCTACTGCGTGGCCAACATGCCCGGCGCGGTGCCGAACACCTCCACCCACGCGCTCACCAACGCCACGCTCCCGTACATCGTGGAGCTGGCCAACCGCGGCTGGCGGGACGCGCTGCGCCGGGACGCCGCGCTGGCCAAGGGGCTCAACACCCATGAGGGTCAGGTCGTCTACGGCCCGGTCGCCGAGGCCCATGACCTGCCCGTCGTCGAACTGGGCTCGCTGATCGGCTGA